TCCTCAATCGTCACTGCACGCCATGGTATGTCGAACAAACCTCCGACCGCGATTCGAGGTTCACGACCCGGCGCGCCAGGCACAACGGCGACATTCACGATCGGGGTTCCGTTGAGTTGGGGCGCGAGCTCGAGATAGACCCCTTGCGCGTGCTCCGGCGTATGCCGGATACGCAATCGAATCAGAAGTTCATCCGCTCGCCGGCTCGACTGGCGAAAGCCCGTGAACATGTCCGCTACCGGACAATCGCGAAGGCCGCCGGTGTGAATCAACACGGCCACGGCGTCCAGTGCAATGAGCGCCGTGGCCAAGTTGGCTCGTGGATCCGCGAAGCAGATGTTCCCGCCGATGGTGCCCCGGGCGCGCACCTGAATGTCGCCGAGATGTCTCGCTGCGCTGGCGAGCAGCGGGACTTTGGACTGAACGAGTGGATGGTCTGCGATGTCCTGGTGGCGGGTCATTGCTCCGATGAACAACTCCTCCGCCTCATTTGTCGTGATGCCCGCGAGTTCGTCAATTCGATTGAGGTCGATAATCCGCGTGGGCCGCACGATGCGCAGCTTGAGTAGCGGGACCAAGCTCTGCCCTCCCGCGAGCACGGTCCCTCCGGCCGTGAGCGCTTCGCATGCCTCTGCGACAGATGCCGGCCGCACGTAGTCGAAGGATGCCGGTCTCATTTACGTCGCCATTCCGTGTAGCAGTCGTAGTCAAAGATCCATCCGAGCGTTCAAGCGCCGATCATTTTATAGATGACTTCGACGGCATCGCGTCCGGGCGGCTCCGTGAAGTCCCCTGCCAATTCGCCAGCCAAAGAGACGACAGATGTCATCACTGCGCCGGCGGCTTCAAAGCGACGGAACGCTGCATCTTCGGAACGAACGGAAAGCCCGCCGCAAACATCGACCACGACATAGACCTTGTAGCCCTGGGCGATTCCGGACAGGGCAAGCCAGTACAGGCAGATTTCCGTCGCCACGCCACAAACGATCAACGTCTTGCGACCAGTGTCTTCGATCGCTCTACGGAATGCTTCGTTTGCGAATGAATCTGGCGTGGTGCGCAAGAACTTGTCATACTGAGTGCGCGTGCCATCAATTTCTGGAATGATCTCAGGTAGCCCGCCATCGCTCTTCGGGATCGTCATGGCCAGCGTTGGTATATTGAAAATTTCGCCGAGTCGGGCTAATCCCCAGGCAGATCGTTTGAGACTCTCGGTTGAAACCGTCAAAGGTAATTCCGCGATCCCGACCTGAAGATCACCGAATATCAAAACAGCCTCGTCAGGTCGAATTTTTGATTCCATAACCGCTCCGTTCCAATGAATGTTTGAAGCCACCAGTAAGGCCGCGCAGCACGTCAGCAGGCCATACCGCCATCTACTGCAAATTCACCGCCAGTAATGAAGCTCGCCGAATCCGATGCGAGGAATGCAACCGTGCTGGCGACGTCCTGAGGTTTCCCGATTCGTCCGAGAGGCGTCATGGCCTCAAACTCAGCGCGGGTTTCCGGCGTTGTGACCGCTTCCATCATCGGTGTGTCGATAATGCCAGGAAAGACCGCATTGACCCGGATGCCATATTTGGCCAGATCCAAAGCGGCATGACGGCTCATGCCGCGAATGGCCCATTTCGTAGCGCCGTAGTCGAAAATGCTGGGCATGCCTCGCAAGGCAGCCGTCGAGCTGATGTTGATGATCGATCCGGAACGGGCGCCTCGCATTGCGGGCAGTACCGTCTTCATTCCAAGGAACGTGCCAAGCATGTTGATCCGGATCAGCTTCTCGAAGTGCTCGTACTCCGTTTCTTCTATTGGCAAATGATTGTCGTTAAGGGCGGCATTGTTAACGAGCACGTCGATTTTTTCGAAGGCGTTCAACGCACCAGCGACTACTTCTTGCCACTGATGAGCCTGGGATATATCCAGTTTTTTGAAGATGACACCCTTGCCACCAATCGACGCGGCCACTTCAGCGCCCGCAGGATTCACATCCGCAAGAACCACCCGCGCACCTTCAGCGGCGAACATTCGCGCCTCGGCCGCACCCTGCCCCGACGCCGCTCCCGTGATAATCGCGACCTTGCCATCCAGTAATCCCATTTCATCGTCTCCGATTAAGTATTTTTTGCATCCCAGCCGCGCGGCTCACGCGCGAACCCTGCTCAGAAACTGCATCTAGACCGATTGCGCCAGCGCATCGTTGACGCGCGTAGCGGCCGTCCACTTGATGACTTGTTCGAGCCCGTGGCGGCACAAGATCTCGCTCTCGTTAAAAACGATGAACGGTTTGGCACCAGACTCCATGCCCACTTGTGTGCTCTCAATGTTCCCAAGGTCCTCGAGCATGGTATCGGCCATGTGGGAGGTGAAATACTCGAGCTGGAGACGCTCGCGCACGGTCGTCGGCTTCCGCTTGTAGAAACGCGCTTCCCAGACGGTCGTATTCGACGATGTCGGCCAGAACTCGTGCGTCCAGAACAAGTTCGCGGAAATTTGCAGATGCCAGTTGGGGAAGAACCAATTGATGTCACTCGACCAGTTCTCGTTTTTCGTCGGATTCACGCCCTTGTGCTCGACAATCGCATTGATCTGCCCGTCCTCGCGAGTGCCCGTGATGGTCTGATCTGCCGCGAAGAGCCATCGGCTGACTTTCGACTTATCCGACGGTTGATAGGTCGGGTTGAGCCACAGCGAGAGGGAGCGATGCGCGCCGTACAGATTGGCGCTGATCGGCCGGCAGAATGGATTGCCTTTCCCCGTGTAAATCGGCGCCAACGTCCTAGGGTGAATCGAGGCAACATGGTAGGCCTCGCTGAAGTTATCCGCTACGGCTTTCCAGTTCGCCTTGAACTCGCCGCGCATGACGATTGGGTGGTCCGGATTCGGGTAATCGATGTTGGCCATCGCGTCTGCCATTGGCCCCAGGAACTCCACGAGGCTGACTTCCGGCGCTGGCGCCATATTGATGAAAATCCATCCATCCCAGACGTCCAGAGTGACGGGCGTCAACCCGCATTTCTTCTTGTCGAGATTGAAGAATCCCGATTCATCCGGCACGTTCGCCAATTCGCCCGCATTGTTGTATGCCCAGCTGTGGTAACGGCAGACGAAGCGTTTCGCGTTGCCGCACGAACGATGCTCGACCACATTGGCACGGTGAGCGCAGACATTGTGAAACGCCCGAATGTTCCCGTCCTCCGATCGAGCGACGATCACCGATGCCTTGAAGAGGGCGAGCTCCTTGACGAAGAAATCGCCGGGTTTCGGAATTCGCTCGATGCGTCCTATCATTAGCCACGCTCGGCGGAAAATCCGCTCACGCTCGAGTTCAAACTGCGTAGGATCGGTATACAGCGAGGTCGGCATTGGGCCGGTAGATAGACCGACTGACTCGGTCAGGCTGGATTGGAAATCGATGGGGTTATTCATGCCAACTCCTTCAATGCGTGAAAATCGGAAGCAATCGTGGTCGAGCCAGCTGTGTGTTCAGCCATGCGGCTGAAAACCCGTGAGTATCTGAAGAGCGTGTTTCGGCGGTGCGTGCCGGACAGCCGGCGACTGATGGATCTCCACCGAAACACCTGCATGGCACATCGCGAGCAGCAGGCGAAACAGATTGACCGCTGGCTCGGGCATGTCGTCCAACGGGAAACGCTCGAGGTACACAGTCGCCTCTTCGGCGCGCGCAAACATAGCCTCGTAGAATCGCAGGACCTCGGGATAAGGCGTTGTCGAGCGGCAAATCCACCGCTCGTGCGACGTCGGCGTACTCCAGCGATCGAGAAACTGATCGAGATCCTCGAAACCTTCCGGCAGACGGCGGGAATCGGGCGTCGTGTCGTGAGTCATGGTGCTCCTCCAGATTAGGGCAATGTCGACGGTCTGTTTTCGGATAATCAGACGCGCCGCTGAATTTTTTTATGCAGTTACTGATCTACTAGATATTGTCGAACTGCGATACGTTTTTGCCGTTTGCAGATTACATGAGTAGCACCAGTCGATGTCAACGCGAGTCTGTCGCGCGTTCCGTACTTCGGGATTCCTAGCTTTCTACGGCGATTCCGGCGGCGCCATGCCTGCCGGCGACCTTGTGGCCGCGACGAGTCTATGCTCGCGTCAGCAACGGAGCCTCTCGGCTGCTCCCTGGTACTGTTTTTAATGCAAATGGATCAGCCCGGCCGCGGCCCCTCCAAACACGGGCACACCGATCCATGTCCAGAGAGCGGTTGTGCCCCGGGACGAGCCGTCAGCGACACGCTCTCGCGCCCGCCCCTGCGCTTCCAACGGCACTTCGGTGCTGGCGGTTCTGATTTCGGCGTCCTGTCGCTGCATTTGCGCTTCAAAGCGTCGGAAGAAATCATTGACCATGGATCGGGCCACACCGTCAATGAGCCGGTGGCCCGCCTGTGTGATCTTGCCGCCCACCTGCGCTTGCGCGGCATAGGTCAGCTCGCAACCCGCGCCTTGCGGCGCCAGGCTCACCCGTGCATCGCCCTTGGCGAAGCCAGCGTGTCCGCCCTGCCCCTCGAACCTGATCGTGTAACTATGCGGAGGGCCCATATCGGTCAGCGTGATATTTCCCTTGAACCTCGTCGCGACGGCGCCGATCCTTACCGTCAACCCGATCTGATATCGGTTCTCGTCGATCGGCTCGACCTTGTCGCAGCCGGGAATGCAGGCCTCGAGCACGAGTGGGTCGTTAAGTGCTCTCCAGGCATGCTCCCGTGTCACGGTAAACGCGCGGTTTCCTTTTATTTCCATGATTTTCGAGGATTTTCAGTCCAGTGCCTGCGCAGCGGCACGCTGGGTCAGGAAGCGGGTCCGGTTGGCCCAGTGAGCGACTGTCGTCCACCGGTCACTGCGTCCCGCACACACCCGGGTAATCGCTTGAACTCTATATGGGCCTCGGAGGCCGTCCGACCTCGGGGGAGCGTTGACCGCCCGCGAGGCCGCCTTCAGTGCGCGTCCCGGGGGCGGCGGGTATTGCCCGCGCTCAAGGCCTCTTGATGAGCGGCGATCCCGAGCAAGTAGCAGAC
The DNA window shown above is from Paraburkholderia sp. BL10I2N1 and carries:
- a CDS encoding xanthine dehydrogenase family protein subunit M, which translates into the protein MRPASFDYVRPASVAEACEALTAGGTVLAGGQSLVPLLKLRIVRPTRIIDLNRIDELAGITTNEAEELFIGAMTRHQDIADHPLVQSKVPLLASAARHLGDIQVRARGTIGGNICFADPRANLATALIALDAVAVLIHTGGLRDCPVADMFTGFRQSSRRADELLIRLRIRHTPEHAQGVYLELAPQLNGTPIVNVAVVPGAPGREPRIAVGGLFDIPWRAVTIEELARTGRATEHRIREAIDEFQTDRLRFEDPRGDAAYRARIASVLIAQALERCTTGRGREAPAQEE
- a CDS encoding isochorismatase family protein, which gives rise to MESKIRPDEAVLIFGDLQVGIAELPLTVSTESLKRSAWGLARLGEIFNIPTLAMTIPKSDGGLPEIIPEIDGTRTQYDKFLRTTPDSFANEAFRRAIEDTGRKTLIVCGVATEICLYWLALSGIAQGYKVYVVVDVCGGLSVRSEDAAFRRFEAAGAVMTSVVSLAGELAGDFTEPPGRDAVEVIYKMIGA
- a CDS encoding glucose 1-dehydrogenase translates to MGLLDGKVAIITGAASGQGAAEARMFAAEGARVVLADVNPAGAEVAASIGGKGVIFKKLDISQAHQWQEVVAGALNAFEKIDVLVNNAALNDNHLPIEETEYEHFEKLIRINMLGTFLGMKTVLPAMRGARSGSIINISSTAALRGMPSIFDYGATKWAIRGMSRHAALDLAKYGIRVNAVFPGIIDTPMMEAVTTPETRAEFEAMTPLGRIGKPQDVASTVAFLASDSASFITGGEFAVDGGMAC
- a CDS encoding aromatic ring-hydroxylating dioxygenase subunit alpha gives rise to the protein MNNPIDFQSSLTESVGLSTGPMPTSLYTDPTQFELERERIFRRAWLMIGRIERIPKPGDFFVKELALFKASVIVARSEDGNIRAFHNVCAHRANVVEHRSCGNAKRFVCRYHSWAYNNAGELANVPDESGFFNLDKKKCGLTPVTLDVWDGWIFINMAPAPEVSLVEFLGPMADAMANIDYPNPDHPIVMRGEFKANWKAVADNFSEAYHVASIHPRTLAPIYTGKGNPFCRPISANLYGAHRSLSLWLNPTYQPSDKSKVSRWLFAADQTITGTREDGQINAIVEHKGVNPTKNENWSSDINWFFPNWHLQISANLFWTHEFWPTSSNTTVWEARFYKRKPTTVRERLQLEYFTSHMADTMLEDLGNIESTQVGMESGAKPFIVFNESEILCRHGLEQVIKWTAATRVNDALAQSV
- a CDS encoding carbon monoxide dehydrogenase subunit G: MEIKGNRAFTVTREHAWRALNDPLVLEACIPGCDKVEPIDENRYQIGLTVRIGAVATRFKGNITLTDMGPPHSYTIRFEGQGGHAGFAKGDARVSLAPQGAGCELTYAAQAQVGGKITQAGHRLIDGVARSMVNDFFRRFEAQMQRQDAEIRTASTEVPLEAQGRARERVADGSSRGTTALWTWIGVPVFGGAAAGLIHLH